One segment of Amycolatopsis alba DSM 44262 DNA contains the following:
- a CDS encoding nucleoside/nucleotide kinase family protein, whose product MTAMPPVFEDLLSRAQALAKPGQRSVLGIVGAPASGKTTLAWGLAKALGTRAAVVGMDGFHLAQVELQRLGRAERKGAPDTFDAAGYVHLLRRLAEGRETVYAPEFRREIEEPIAGAVAVTPDVPLVITEGNYLLMQDDPWSGVKPILAESWFLAPDEPERIERLVSRHRRYGRSLVEARRRALGSDQRNADLIASTSGRADLVLENLPLVNFAI is encoded by the coding sequence ATGACCGCCATGCCTCCGGTGTTCGAGGATCTGTTGAGCAGGGCACAGGCCCTGGCGAAGCCGGGACAGCGCAGCGTGCTCGGGATCGTCGGCGCCCCCGCGTCCGGCAAGACGACGCTGGCCTGGGGCCTGGCGAAGGCGCTGGGCACCAGGGCGGCCGTGGTCGGGATGGACGGCTTCCACCTGGCGCAGGTGGAGTTGCAGCGCCTCGGCCGGGCGGAGCGCAAAGGCGCGCCGGACACCTTCGACGCGGCCGGGTACGTGCACCTGCTGCGGCGCCTCGCCGAAGGCCGCGAGACGGTCTACGCGCCCGAGTTCCGCCGTGAGATCGAAGAGCCGATCGCCGGTGCCGTCGCGGTCACGCCGGACGTCCCGCTGGTCATCACCGAGGGGAACTACCTGCTCATGCAGGACGACCCGTGGAGCGGCGTGAAGCCGATCCTCGCCGAGTCGTGGTTCCTCGCGCCGGACGAACCCGAACGCATCGAGCGGCTCGTCTCGCGGCACCGCCGCTACGGCCGTTCGCTGGTCGAAGCGCGTCGCCGCGCCCTCGGTTCGGACCAGCGCAACGCCGATCTGATCGCGTCCACCAGCGGCCGGGCCGACCTCGTGCTCGAGAACCTCCCGCTGGTCAACTTCGCGATATGA
- a CDS encoding PfkB family carbohydrate kinase — MKVLLAGLCTVDQVQRVAEIPAPGEKVRSLSMDVAAGGPATNAAVTVAALGAGATLLTVAGAHPLAALARADLEAHGVDLVDLDPDRPDPPAISAITVRDSDGERTVVSRNAHASSHFVTSLRSLPARLPQPGDELPGCVLLDGHHPEVAMYTARWARERGIPVVLDAGSWKPVFPELLPLVDIAACSSLYRGDDPREHGVPVVITTAGPEPVRWSTADGSGAVPVPVTQARDTLGAGDVWHGAFAYAVARGEGDVPGWIAFANEVAAERVRHEGPRSWTAAVAKMGEGQS; from the coding sequence GTGAAAGTACTGCTGGCGGGCCTGTGCACCGTCGACCAGGTTCAGCGCGTCGCCGAGATACCGGCGCCGGGCGAGAAGGTGCGTTCGCTGTCGATGGACGTCGCCGCCGGGGGGCCGGCGACGAACGCGGCGGTGACCGTGGCCGCGCTCGGCGCCGGGGCGACGTTGCTGACGGTCGCAGGCGCGCATCCGCTGGCGGCGCTGGCCCGCGCCGACCTCGAAGCGCACGGCGTCGACCTGGTCGACCTCGATCCCGACCGGCCCGATCCGCCCGCGATCAGCGCCATCACCGTCCGTGACTCCGACGGTGAACGCACCGTCGTCTCGCGCAACGCCCACGCCTCCTCGCATTTCGTCACCTCCTTGCGGTCCTTGCCCGCGCGACTACCGCAACCAGGTGACGAATTGCCGGGGTGTGTGCTCCTCGACGGGCACCATCCGGAGGTCGCCATGTACACGGCGCGCTGGGCGCGGGAGCGCGGGATACCGGTGGTGCTCGACGCCGGCAGCTGGAAGCCGGTCTTCCCCGAACTCCTGCCGCTGGTCGACATCGCCGCTTGCTCGTCGCTGTACCGCGGGGACGATCCGCGCGAGCACGGCGTGCCCGTGGTCATCACGACCGCGGGCCCCGAACCGGTGCGGTGGTCGACCGCGGACGGATCCGGTGCCGTCCCCGTGCCCGTCACCCAGGCGCGTGACACGCTGGGCGCGGGCGACGTCTGGCACGGAGCCTTCGCGTACGCGGTCGCCAGGGGCGAAGGGGACGTCCCCGGCTGGATCGCGTTCGCCAACGAGGTGGCCGCCGAACGGGTGCGGCATGAAGGACCGAGGTCGTGGACGGCCGCGGTCGCGAAGATGGGAGAAGGACAGTCATGA
- a CDS encoding ATP-binding cassette domain-containing protein, which translates to MTTPTLSAQGLVKRYGRVTAIDGADFELFPGEVLAVVGDNGAGKSSLIKALSGAVIPDAGEIKVDGQTVHFKSPLDARHYGIETVYQDLAVAPALDIASNMFLGREKRRKDLFGQLFRKLDTASMRADAQRILDELGINIKSITQPVETLSGGQRQGVAVARAAAFGTKAVIMDEPTAALGVAESGKVLDLINRIRERGLPVVLISHNMPHVFDIADRIHVHRLGKRVAVVSPKTHTMNQVVGLLTGALKIGENGEVEEVASAVHTGL; encoded by the coding sequence ATGACGACGCCCACGTTGTCCGCTCAGGGGCTGGTCAAACGCTACGGCCGGGTCACCGCCATCGACGGTGCCGACTTCGAGCTGTTCCCCGGCGAGGTGCTGGCCGTCGTCGGCGACAACGGCGCCGGGAAGTCGAGTCTCATCAAAGCCCTTTCAGGAGCGGTGATCCCCGACGCCGGTGAGATCAAAGTGGACGGTCAGACCGTCCACTTCAAGTCCCCTTTGGACGCTCGCCACTACGGGATCGAGACGGTGTACCAGGATCTCGCCGTCGCGCCCGCGCTCGACATCGCGTCGAACATGTTCCTGGGCCGGGAAAAGCGGCGTAAGGACCTCTTCGGGCAACTGTTCAGGAAACTGGACACCGCGAGCATGAGGGCCGACGCGCAGCGGATCCTGGACGAACTCGGCATCAACATCAAATCCATCACGCAGCCGGTGGAGACGCTCTCCGGCGGGCAACGCCAGGGGGTCGCGGTCGCGCGGGCGGCCGCGTTCGGCACCAAGGCGGTGATCATGGACGAGCCCACCGCCGCACTCGGTGTCGCTGAATCGGGCAAGGTCCTGGACCTGATCAACCGGATCCGCGAACGCGGCCTGCCGGTGGTGCTGATCAGCCACAACATGCCGCACGTGTTCGATATCGCCGACCGCATCCACGTACACCGTCTGGGCAAACGAGTCGCGGTCGTCTCGCCGAAGACGCACACTATGAACCAGGTCGTCGGCCTGCTCACAGGTGCGCTGAAGATCGGTGAGAACGGCGAAGTCGAAGAAGTCGCCTCAGCTGTCCACACTGGACTGTAG
- a CDS encoding ABC transporter permease: protein MTTATLKGNERPTIGEFFLRAPAVGPTLALLVAIVVFSLSTDTFLDLDNLSLVVQQSLVVGTLALGQTLIILTAGIDLANAAAMVLATLIMAKLVVGGVSGIWALLLGIVATVVIGMVTGSLVTRIKLPPFIVTLGLLTVLTAAAKLFASGQALPVADSLLKWLGTRRYLFGGIPITYGMTLALLMYLGLWYALTRTPWGKHVYAVGNAPESARLSGIKVNRTILSVYIVAGVIVGIAAWQALGRVPNADPNAFQLGNLDSITAVVLGGASLFGGRGSVLGTMMGALVVAVLRSGLTQLGVDALYQDVATGALLIGAVCVDRFARRQQS from the coding sequence ATGACGACAGCGACCCTCAAAGGCAACGAGCGGCCGACGATCGGCGAGTTCTTCCTGCGCGCTCCCGCGGTCGGGCCGACGCTGGCCCTGCTCGTCGCGATCGTGGTGTTCTCGCTCTCGACGGACACCTTCCTCGATCTCGACAACCTTTCCCTTGTGGTGCAACAGTCCCTGGTGGTCGGCACGCTCGCCCTAGGGCAGACGCTGATCATCCTGACCGCGGGCATCGACCTGGCCAACGCGGCCGCGATGGTCCTTGCCACGCTGATCATGGCGAAACTCGTGGTCGGCGGTGTCTCCGGGATCTGGGCGCTGCTGCTGGGAATCGTGGCGACGGTGGTGATCGGCATGGTCACCGGTTCGCTGGTCACCCGGATCAAACTGCCGCCGTTCATCGTCACGCTCGGCCTGCTGACGGTGCTCACCGCGGCCGCGAAACTGTTCGCGAGCGGCCAGGCCCTCCCGGTCGCCGACTCACTGCTGAAGTGGCTCGGCACCCGTCGCTACCTGTTCGGCGGCATCCCGATCACCTACGGCATGACGCTCGCTTTGCTGATGTACCTGGGACTTTGGTACGCGCTCACGCGGACGCCGTGGGGCAAGCACGTCTACGCGGTCGGCAACGCGCCGGAATCCGCGCGGCTGTCCGGGATCAAGGTCAACCGGACGATCCTTTCGGTGTACATCGTCGCCGGCGTGATCGTCGGGATCGCCGCCTGGCAGGCGCTCGGCCGCGTGCCGAACGCCGACCCGAACGCCTTCCAGCTCGGCAACCTCGACTCCATCACCGCGGTGGTGCTCGGCGGCGCGAGCCTGTTCGGCGGCCGCGGTTCGGTGCTCGGCACGATGATGGGCGCGCTGGTCGTCGCGGTCCTGCGGTCCGGGCTGACCCAGCTCGGGGTGGACGCGCTCTACCAGGACGTCGCCACCGGCGCCCTGCTCATCGGCGCGGTCTGCGTCGACCGGTTCGCGAGGAGGCAGCAGTCATGA
- a CDS encoding substrate-binding domain-containing protein → MRQRSLAALALAAALAVTSAGCTVERHWGGGSNAGGGGKAKVGLVTKTDTNPYFVELRAAAKAAAEANGADFSALAGQFDGDNDGQVRAIENLMQQGANTILITPSSSTGVLDAIDRARKAGVLVIALDTATEPDTAVDATFATDNFEAGRQQGAYVKAVLAGKAPKLFMVDGTAGSTVDTQRHTGFLKGIGLTDASPEIKGKTPANGDQSLAQQGVENLLQRTTDINAVYTMNEPMGRGTYAALQARGLVNQLVMGSIDGGCEGVKNVRDGQYAATVMQFPKKMAEQGVLAAVEYAKTGKKPSGFVNTGSAVITDKPIPGVESQDTKWGLENCWGTK, encoded by the coding sequence ATGAGACAGCGCAGTCTCGCCGCGCTCGCCCTGGCCGCCGCACTGGCGGTGACCTCGGCCGGGTGCACCGTCGAACGCCACTGGGGTGGCGGGTCCAACGCCGGTGGCGGCGGCAAGGCCAAGGTCGGCCTGGTCACCAAGACCGACACCAATCCCTACTTCGTCGAACTGAGAGCGGCCGCCAAGGCCGCCGCCGAAGCCAACGGCGCGGACTTCAGCGCGCTCGCCGGCCAGTTCGACGGTGACAACGACGGCCAGGTCCGGGCCATCGAGAACCTCATGCAGCAGGGTGCGAACACCATCCTGATCACGCCGAGTTCCTCGACCGGTGTCCTCGACGCCATCGACCGCGCCCGCAAGGCCGGGGTGCTGGTCATCGCGCTCGACACGGCGACCGAACCGGACACCGCCGTCGACGCCACCTTCGCCACGGACAACTTCGAAGCCGGACGTCAGCAAGGCGCGTACGTGAAGGCCGTTCTGGCGGGCAAGGCGCCGAAGCTGTTCATGGTGGACGGCACCGCCGGGTCCACAGTGGACACCCAGCGGCACACCGGATTCCTCAAGGGCATCGGCTTGACTGACGCCTCGCCGGAGATCAAGGGCAAGACACCCGCGAACGGCGACCAGAGCCTGGCTCAGCAGGGCGTGGAGAACCTGTTGCAGCGCACCACCGACATCAACGCCGTCTACACGATGAACGAGCCGATGGGCCGCGGCACCTACGCCGCGCTCCAGGCCCGCGGCCTGGTGAACCAGCTGGTGATGGGCTCGATCGACGGCGGCTGCGAAGGCGTCAAGAACGTGCGCGACGGCCAGTACGCCGCCACGGTCATGCAGTTCCCGAAGAAGATGGCCGAGCAGGGCGTCCTCGCCGCCGTCGAATACGCGAAGACGGGGAAGAAGCCGAGCGGGTTCGTCAACACCGGATCCGCGGTGATCACGGACAAGCCGATCCCCGGTGTGGAGAGCCAGGACACCAAGTGGGGCCTCGAGAACTGCTGGGGGACGAAGTGA
- a CDS encoding LacI family DNA-binding transcriptional regulator, translating into MPPSRSSRPTQRDIAELAGVSITTVSHVVNGTRAVAEDTKLAVLRAIEQTGYTGDAIARSLVTGGTRSIGVAISLIANPYFAVLIQAIEREAALAGYTVLLADTHDAVDTERETVRTLRSRRVDGLLITPSPGDGSVIGELISLDVPTVLIDRLSTRTDVDQVGAENIQSTSALTAHLASLGHQRIGMISGTAGLSTSEERILGYRLGLGRSGLTWSEDLVACGQSSQAGGALALSTLLALPSPPTALVVANDTMMVGVLHELRKRGLRAGIDLPVVVYDDVEWADLVDPPLTTMAQPIEEIGTQAVRLLLARINDPARKAQTMRIPPTLRHRASCGCALVHSH; encoded by the coding sequence ATGCCGCCGTCTCGCTCGTCCCGCCCCACCCAACGCGACATCGCCGAGCTGGCGGGAGTCTCGATCACCACGGTCTCACACGTGGTCAACGGGACGAGGGCGGTGGCCGAGGACACCAAACTGGCGGTCCTCCGGGCGATCGAACAGACCGGCTACACCGGCGACGCCATCGCCCGTTCGCTGGTCACCGGCGGGACGCGGTCGATCGGCGTCGCGATCTCCCTGATCGCGAACCCGTACTTCGCCGTGCTGATCCAGGCGATCGAACGCGAAGCCGCGCTGGCCGGGTACACGGTCTTGCTGGCGGACACGCACGACGCCGTCGACACCGAACGTGAGACCGTGCGGACGCTGCGTTCCCGCCGGGTCGACGGACTGCTGATCACGCCGTCGCCGGGCGACGGTTCGGTGATCGGGGAGCTCATCTCGCTCGACGTCCCGACCGTGCTCATCGACAGGCTCTCCACGCGCACCGACGTCGACCAGGTCGGCGCGGAGAACATCCAGTCGACGTCCGCGCTGACGGCGCATCTGGCGTCGCTCGGGCATCAGCGGATCGGCATGATCAGCGGGACCGCCGGACTGAGCACCAGCGAAGAGCGGATCCTCGGCTACCGGCTCGGCCTCGGCCGCTCGGGTCTGACCTGGTCAGAGGACCTGGTCGCGTGCGGGCAGTCCTCACAGGCAGGCGGGGCCCTCGCACTCAGCACGCTGCTCGCGCTGCCGTCACCGCCGACGGCGCTGGTGGTCGCCAACGACACCATGATGGTCGGTGTCCTGCACGAACTGCGGAAACGCGGCCTGCGCGCCGGGATCGACCTGCCGGTGGTGGTCTACGACGACGTCGAATGGGCCGATCTCGTGGATCCTCCGCTGACCACGATGGCGCAGCCGATCGAGGAGATCGGTACACAGGCGGTGCGTCTGCTGCTCGCCCGGATCAACGATCCCGCCCGCAAGGCCCAGACGATGCGGATTCCGCCTACTCTCCGGCATCGGGCGTCCTGCGGATGCGCTCTCGTTCACTCACATTGA
- a CDS encoding LacI family DNA-binding transcriptional regulator, producing MTALSPALPLWEDTPVTHRFGVAMAMHANPYSGELIRAIRRAARRHGCEITLADTGDSVSEEAAVIRALRADRVDGVLLVPAAGDEAVINGLVRMGVPTVLVDRMAGRNDVDQVGSENIQAVCALVRHLAGLRHRKIGFISGEEDMATYEERALGYRLGLGRSGIRWTSQLVACGQSTPGGAAAATAKLLDSWPSPTALVVASEAMMIGVQYEAHRLGIRIGRDLAIVGYGDMEWAGQVTPAVTTMAQPIEEIGRKAVELLLARITDPERRPESVRLAPRFIHRRSCGC from the coding sequence ATGACCGCATTGTCCCCGGCGTTACCCCTGTGGGAGGACACCCCTGTCACCCACCGGTTCGGGGTGGCCATGGCGATGCACGCGAACCCGTATTCGGGTGAGCTCATCCGCGCCATCCGCCGGGCCGCGCGCCGTCACGGCTGCGAAATCACCCTCGCCGACACCGGCGACAGCGTCTCCGAAGAAGCCGCGGTCATCCGCGCGCTGCGGGCGGACCGCGTCGACGGTGTCCTGCTCGTCCCGGCGGCCGGCGACGAAGCGGTGATCAACGGGCTGGTCCGGATGGGCGTGCCGACCGTGCTCGTCGACCGGATGGCCGGACGCAACGACGTCGACCAGGTCGGCTCCGAGAACATCCAGGCCGTGTGCGCTCTCGTGCGGCACCTCGCCGGGCTGCGGCACCGCAAGATCGGCTTCATCTCGGGCGAAGAGGACATGGCGACCTACGAGGAACGGGCGCTGGGATATCGGCTCGGCCTCGGCCGCTCCGGTATCCGGTGGACGTCGCAGCTGGTCGCGTGCGGTCAGTCGACCCCCGGCGGGGCGGCCGCCGCGACCGCGAAACTGCTCGACAGCTGGCCGTCGCCGACAGCGCTCGTGGTGGCGAGCGAGGCGATGATGATCGGCGTCCAGTACGAGGCGCACCGGCTCGGCATCCGGATCGGACGTGATCTCGCGATCGTCGGCTACGGCGACATGGAGTGGGCCGGACAGGTGACCCCGGCGGTGACCACGATGGCGCAGCCGATCGAGGAGATCGGGCGCAAGGCCGTCGAACTCCTGCTGGCCCGGATCACCGACCCTGAGCGACGACCCGAATCCGTACGGCTCGCACCGCGCTTCATACACCGTCGGTCGTGCGGCTGCTGA
- a CDS encoding GNAT family N-acetyltransferase — translation MTDLWTVHTADLEAGVLTAARALLDDAFDGDFSDDDWENALGGMHTLVWESGELIGHASLVQRRLVHNGRALRTGYVEAVAVRSDHRRRGHGAAMMDALERVLRKAYDLGALSASEEALEFYASRGWLLWRGTSSVMTPSGVEATKEDDGSIHVLPVGVTLDLDGEITCDWRSGDVW, via the coding sequence ATGACCGACCTGTGGACCGTGCACACCGCCGACCTCGAAGCAGGCGTGCTCACCGCGGCACGCGCTCTGCTGGACGACGCTTTCGACGGCGATTTCAGCGACGATGACTGGGAGAACGCCCTCGGCGGCATGCACACGCTGGTGTGGGAGAGCGGCGAGCTGATCGGGCACGCTTCACTGGTCCAGCGACGGCTCGTGCACAACGGGCGGGCCCTCCGGACGGGTTATGTCGAGGCTGTCGCCGTCCGGTCGGATCACCGGCGGCGCGGGCACGGCGCCGCGATGATGGACGCGCTGGAGCGGGTCCTGAGGAAGGCGTACGACCTCGGGGCGCTCTCGGCGTCCGAAGAGGCTCTGGAGTTCTACGCGTCGCGCGGCTGGCTGCTGTGGCGTGGCACTTCGTCGGTCATGACGCCTTCGGGCGTGGAGGCGACGAAGGAGGACGACGGGTCGATCCATGTCCTGCCGGTGGGGGTCACCCTGGATCTGGACGGGGAGATCACCTGCGACTGGCGATCCGGCGACGTCTGGTGA
- a CDS encoding glycoside hydrolase family 76 protein, whose protein sequence is MTALADRAAAAERAVRDRHLRGVWGLPGTVLGRSGWPPSASQRVHWHWNYWWQAHLLDTLVDAQLRDPSPERLKLIDRFVATLRLRNFGKWINDYYDDIAWLGLALQRVGHLGLDVRGGLEAISSRLREGWTDDAGGGIWWRVGDDFKNAPANGPAAIFHAREGAAEHAAGLTQWMTERLVDPESWLVWDGLRVGSGELVKHIFTYCQGVYLGACLELSEMDRVEHVIHAVAEHVAPNGVIRGQGGGDGGLFAGILARYLALAAPLLPSGVARDLVLHSAEACWTGAAETPHGPLFSADWATPAPSLPLAPDAPERDLSVQVSAWMLLEAAATLDHPQRN, encoded by the coding sequence ATGACCGCACTCGCCGACCGGGCCGCGGCCGCCGAACGCGCGGTCCGGGACCGGCATCTGCGCGGCGTGTGGGGGCTGCCGGGGACCGTGCTCGGCCGCAGCGGCTGGCCGCCCTCGGCGAGTCAGCGCGTCCACTGGCATTGGAACTACTGGTGGCAGGCGCATCTGCTGGACACCCTCGTCGACGCGCAGCTGCGGGATCCCTCACCGGAACGACTGAAGCTGATCGACCGGTTCGTGGCGACTCTGCGGCTGCGCAACTTCGGCAAGTGGATCAACGACTACTACGACGACATCGCCTGGCTCGGCCTCGCGCTGCAGCGGGTGGGGCACCTCGGGCTGGACGTCCGCGGCGGGCTGGAAGCGATCAGTTCGCGGCTGCGCGAAGGCTGGACCGACGACGCGGGCGGCGGGATCTGGTGGCGTGTCGGCGACGACTTCAAGAACGCGCCCGCGAACGGCCCGGCGGCGATTTTCCACGCGCGCGAAGGGGCCGCGGAGCATGCCGCGGGCCTGACGCAGTGGATGACCGAGCGGCTCGTCGACCCGGAGTCCTGGCTGGTGTGGGACGGCCTGCGCGTCGGGTCCGGCGAGCTGGTCAAGCATATTTTCACGTACTGCCAAGGGGTTTATCTCGGCGCCTGCCTCGAACTGTCCGAAATGGACAGGGTGGAGCACGTGATCCACGCGGTCGCGGAGCATGTCGCGCCGAACGGCGTGATCCGGGGGCAGGGTGGCGGCGACGGCGGTCTGTTCGCCGGGATCCTGGCGCGGTACCTGGCCCTCGCGGCGCCGCTGCTGCCGAGCGGGGTGGCGCGCGACCTGGTCCTGCATTCGGCCGAAGCGTGCTGGACGGGGGCCGCCGAGACGCCGCACGGGCCGCTCTTCAGTGCCGACTGGGCGACTCCGGCGCCTTCGCTGCCTCTCGCCCCCGACGCTCCCGAACGCGACCTTTCGGTTCAGGTGAGCGCGTGGATGCTCCTCGAAGCCGCCGCCACCCTCGACCACCCCCAACGCAACTAG
- a CDS encoding molybdopterin oxidoreductase family protein, translated as MTTAHVTCPLCEATCGLEVTIDEKSLVTRVQGDREDVFSQGYICPKGASLGALHHDPDRLTAPLVKRDGEFVEVTWDEAFAEIDRRLRTVIDEYGKDAVGVYSGNPTVHNAALILYSRVFFKALGTKNFYTATTVDQMPKHFSSGYLFGDPQTVPVADLDRTGHLLILGANPVVSNGSLMTAADTRGRLRGIQKRGGKIVVLDPRRTRTAQLADEHHAIRPGTDALFLFALVNVLFAENRVRPGEHVNGVDEVRALAEPFTPEAVAPATGIDAAEIRRIALELADAEQAAVYGRMGTTTQSYGTIASWLVDVVNTLTGNLDREGGVMFPLPALWRPRRSSPFTSGRWTSRVRGYPEVLGELPVATLADEIETPGEGQVRALVTISGNPALSTPNSARLTEALRQLDFMVSLDVYLNETTRHADVILPGPSPLERPHYDVALYALAVRNVANWTPQTLETDLPQEWVTLLRLAGIAAGQGPDVDVAAFDTMVAGETARRTGVDLSLAEGRTGPARMIDLMLRGGPYGLKLADLEAAPHGIDLGALKPRLPEVLTTASGKVELAPDAITKDVPRLRAELDKAPDGGLLLIGRRHLSSNNSWMHNLTPLVRGGNRCTVQVHPDDASRLGLTDGGLAAVTSRAGKLEAPVEVTADVRPGVVSMPHGWGHDLDGTRTKVATAHAGVNSNLVADETLLDVPSGNAVLNGIPVEVAPV; from the coding sequence ATGACCACGGCGCACGTGACCTGCCCGCTCTGCGAAGCCACCTGCGGACTGGAGGTGACGATCGACGAGAAGAGTCTGGTCACCCGAGTACAGGGCGACCGCGAAGACGTCTTCTCGCAGGGGTACATCTGCCCGAAGGGCGCTTCGCTCGGCGCGCTGCACCATGACCCGGACAGGCTCACCGCGCCGCTGGTCAAACGCGACGGCGAGTTCGTCGAGGTCACCTGGGACGAGGCCTTCGCCGAGATCGACCGGCGCCTGCGGACCGTCATCGACGAGTACGGCAAGGACGCCGTCGGCGTCTACTCCGGCAATCCGACGGTGCACAACGCGGCACTGATCCTCTACAGCCGCGTGTTCTTCAAAGCCTTGGGCACCAAGAACTTCTACACCGCGACGACCGTCGACCAGATGCCGAAGCACTTCTCCTCCGGCTACCTCTTCGGCGACCCGCAGACCGTTCCGGTCGCCGACCTCGACCGCACCGGGCACCTGCTGATCCTGGGCGCGAACCCGGTGGTGTCCAACGGAAGCCTGATGACCGCGGCCGACACCCGCGGCAGGCTGCGCGGAATCCAGAAGCGGGGCGGCAAGATCGTCGTCCTCGATCCGCGCCGCACCCGGACCGCGCAGCTCGCCGACGAGCACCACGCGATCCGGCCCGGTACCGACGCGTTGTTCCTGTTCGCGCTGGTCAACGTCCTGTTCGCGGAGAACCGGGTCCGCCCCGGCGAGCACGTCAACGGTGTCGACGAGGTCCGCGCGCTGGCGGAGCCGTTCACCCCGGAGGCGGTCGCGCCCGCGACCGGGATCGACGCCGCCGAGATCCGCCGTATCGCGCTCGAACTCGCGGACGCCGAACAGGCCGCGGTCTACGGCCGGATGGGAACCACGACGCAGTCGTACGGGACCATCGCGAGCTGGCTGGTCGACGTCGTCAACACGCTCACCGGCAACCTCGATCGCGAGGGCGGCGTGATGTTCCCGCTGCCCGCTCTCTGGCGGCCGAGGCGGTCTTCGCCGTTCACCAGCGGCCGCTGGACGAGCCGGGTGCGCGGGTATCCCGAGGTGCTCGGCGAGCTGCCGGTCGCCACGCTCGCGGACGAGATCGAGACGCCCGGCGAAGGCCAGGTCCGGGCGCTGGTGACCATCAGCGGCAACCCGGCGCTGAGCACGCCCAACTCCGCGCGGCTCACGGAAGCGTTGCGGCAGCTGGACTTCATGGTCTCCCTCGACGTGTACCTCAACGAGACCACCCGGCACGCCGACGTCATCCTGCCCGGACCGTCACCGCTGGAGCGGCCGCATTACGACGTCGCGTTGTACGCGCTCGCCGTGCGCAACGTCGCGAACTGGACGCCGCAGACGCTCGAGACGGACCTGCCTCAGGAGTGGGTCACCCTGCTGCGGCTGGCCGGGATCGCCGCAGGCCAGGGCCCGGACGTCGACGTCGCCGCCTTCGACACGATGGTCGCGGGCGAGACGGCGCGGCGCACCGGCGTCGACCTGTCGCTCGCCGAAGGCCGCACGGGACCGGCGCGGATGATCGACCTGATGCTGCGCGGCGGACCGTACGGGCTGAAACTGGCCGACCTCGAAGCCGCCCCGCACGGCATCGACCTCGGCGCGCTGAAGCCACGACTGCCGGAGGTGCTCACCACCGCGAGCGGCAAGGTCGAACTGGCCCCGGACGCGATCACGAAGGACGTCCCCCGGCTGCGCGCGGAACTGGACAAGGCGCCCGACGGCGGCCTGCTGCTGATCGGGCGACGGCATCTGAGCTCGAACAACTCGTGGATGCACAACCTGACGCCGCTGGTGCGCGGCGGGAACCGGTGCACCGTCCAGGTCCACCCGGACGACGCGTCCCGGCTCGGGCTGACCGACGGCGGGCTCGCGGCGGTGACGTCGCGGGCCGGGAAGCTGGAAGCCCCGGTGGAGGTCACGGCCGACGTCCGGCCCGGCGTGGTGAGCATGCCGCACGGCTGGGGGCACGACCTCGACGGCACCCGCACGAAGGTCGCCACGGCGCATGCCGGGGTCAACTCGAACCTGGTCGCCGACGAGACGCTGCTCGACGTCCCGTCCGGGAACGCCGTGCTGAACGGGATCCCGGTCGAGGTCGCCCCGGTGTAG
- a CDS encoding TrmH family RNA methyltransferase translates to MTEEEAGPTEWVAREEVGVGPWEGEWPADERYDPELLANGDRRNVVDPYRYWRREAIVSDVDGRRHPFHVAIENFQHDHNIGTVVRTANAFAAAAVHIVGRRRWNRRGAMVTDRYQHLLHHEDVNGLLTFAATEGLAVVAVDNTPGSQPVETAELPRECVLLFGQEGPGLSAEAQKTASLVVSIAQFGTTRSINAGVAAGIVMHAWVRQHADLATAW, encoded by the coding sequence GTGACTGAGGAAGAGGCCGGCCCCACCGAATGGGTGGCACGGGAAGAGGTCGGCGTCGGTCCGTGGGAGGGCGAGTGGCCCGCGGACGAGCGCTACGACCCGGAACTCCTGGCCAATGGCGACCGCCGCAACGTCGTCGACCCGTACCGCTACTGGCGGCGCGAGGCCATCGTGTCCGATGTGGACGGCCGTCGGCACCCGTTCCACGTGGCGATCGAGAACTTCCAGCACGACCACAACATCGGCACCGTGGTCCGGACGGCGAACGCGTTCGCCGCGGCCGCCGTGCACATCGTCGGACGGCGGCGCTGGAACCGGCGCGGCGCCATGGTGACCGACCGCTACCAGCACCTTCTCCACCACGAGGACGTCAACGGCCTGCTGACCTTCGCCGCCACGGAAGGCCTCGCCGTGGTCGCCGTCGACAACACTCCTGGCTCGCAGCCCGTCGAGACCGCCGAGCTGCCGCGCGAGTGTGTCCTGCTGTTCGGCCAGGAAGGGCCGGGTCTGTCGGCCGAGGCGCAGAAGACCGCGTCGCTGGTGGTTTCGATCGCGCAGTTCGGCACGACCCGCTCGATCAACGCCGGTGTCGCCGCCGGGATCGTCATGCACGCCTGGGTCCGGCAGCACGCCGACCTCGCCACGGCCTGGTAG